One window of Triticum dicoccoides isolate Atlit2015 ecotype Zavitan chromosome 5A, WEW_v2.0, whole genome shotgun sequence genomic DNA carries:
- the LOC119297724 gene encoding dehydration-responsive element-binding protein 1H-like, translating into MDFGINGWISSPSSSTSGHELGDAVPVWLPAAKRPAGRTKFKETRHPVYRGVRRRGSAGRWVCEVRVPGKRGERLWLGTYVAAESAARSHDAAMLALLGRSPSAAACLNFPDSAWLLVMPPRLSDLADVRRAAIQAVAGFLRLEAATVVPDVDEATSPVYLPSPVDNADEVFQVPTFSPLGSDMFELDMSGEMDLDAYYAGFAQGMLLEPPPTPAYWENGECGDGGAAAGLWSY; encoded by the coding sequence ATGGACTTTGGTATCAACGGCTGGATCAGCTCCCCTTCCTCATCGACGTCCGGGCACGAGCTCGGGGATGCGGTGCCCGTGTGGTTGCCGGCGGCGAAGCGGCCCGCAGGGCGCACCAAGTTCAAGGAGACGCGCCACCCGGTGTACCGTGGCGTGCGGCGCCGGGGCAGCGCGGGCCGGTGGGTGTGCGAGGTGCGCGTCCCCGGCAAGCGCGGCGAGCGGCTCTGGCTCGGGACGTACGTCGCCGCCGAGTCCGCCGCGCGCTCTCACGACGCCGCCATGCTCGCCCTGCTCGGACGCTCCCCCTCCGCCGCGGCGTGCCTCAACTTCCCGGACTCCGCGTGGCTGCTGGTCATGCCCCCGAGGCTCTCCGACCTGGCCGACGTCCGGCGCGCGGCCATCCAGGCCGTCGCGGGCTTCCTGCGCCTGGAGGCCGCCACCGTGGTCCCGGACGTCGACGAGGCCACCTCCCCTGTGTACCTGCCGTCGCCCGTGGACAATGCGGACGAAGTGTTCCAGGTGCCGACTTTCTCCCCGCTGGGCAGCGACATGTTCGAGCTCGACATGTCCGGGGAAATGGACCTGGACGCGTACTACGCGGGCTTTGCCCAGGGGATGCTCCTGGagccgccgcccacgccagcgTACTGGGAGAACGGAGAGTGCGGCGACGGCGGAGCGGCCGCCGGCCTCTGGAGCtactga